In Deltaproteobacteria bacterium, the genomic stretch GATTCCGCCGCCCCCCTCTGTGGCCCGGGAGGAAAACGAGGGATCAAGCCCAGTGAAGGTAAACTCCGCTATGGCAGGGATGTTGGAGCGAAGAGGCAACACTTTCAATCCCGCCGGCAGGATATCGTCGGTAGTGATGTCATCACCCAGTTTGATGAGGACCTCACCTCCTATTGTTTGGGGCATCTCGGGAAACTCCGGCAAAGGCTGGATATTGAGCCCACGGATGACCTGGACCGTTTCGGGGTGGGAGCAGGGGGGTATGATCAGATCTGCCCCCGCCCACAATCTCTTAGGCCTGTGGACCTTCACCTCCTCCCCCAAGGAACGGGGATCGGTTATCTCCCCGGTGAGGGCGGAGGCAACGGCCGTCTCCGGGCTACAGAGGTAGATCTCTGCATCAGGGGTTCCGCTGCGCCCCCTAAAGTTCCTGTTGAAGGTGCGCAGGGTAACCCCCCCTGAGAGGGGGACCTGCCCCATACCAATACATGGACCACAGGCGGGCTCCAAGACCCGTGCCCCCGAGGCGATGAGGTGGGTCAATTCCCCCCTTTGAGCCAACATCTGCAGCACCTGTCGGGAACCGGGCACAATGGCTAGGCTCACCTCTGGGTGTACCCTTTTCCCCTTTAACACCTCGGCCACCCGCGCCAGGTCTTGATAAGAAGAGTTGGTGCAGCTGCCAATGATCACCTGATGGACCTTGACCCCCTCAAGCTCTTGTACCTTCCGTACGTTGTCGGGACTGTGAGGGAGGGCCAGCAGCGGCTCCAGTTGTGATAGGTCAATGGAGAGCGCTCCGCCATAGTGGGCGTCACCGTCAGCCCCCAGGGGCGTCCAATCCCTTTCCCTCCCCTGAGCCCTTAAAAACCGCCGGGTCTCCTCATCACTGGGAAAGATGGAGAAAGTGGCCCCCAGCTCCGCCCCCATGTTGGCAATGGTGCTCCTTGCGGGGACGCTTAAACCCTTCACCCCCGCCCCCCCATATTCCAGGATCTTCCCCACCCCTCCTGTAACGGAGAGCCTCCTCAAAACCTCCAAGATCACATCCTTGGCCACTACCCAGGGCGATAGGCGGCCGATGAGATCGATCCGGATGATCTCGGGCATGAAGAAAAAGAAGGGTCTGCCCGCCATGGCCAGGGCCACATCGAGCCCCCCCGCCCCTATGGCCATCATCCCCAAGCCACCGGCCGTAGGGGTATGGCTGTCCGAGCCCAGCAGCGTCTTTCCCGGTACACCGAACCTCTCCAGGTGGACCTGGTGACAGATACCGTTGCCTGGGGGAGAAAAGTAGATACCATATCGTGCGGCCACTGTCTTAAGATAGAGATGGTCATCGGCACTCTCAAATCCCGTCTGCAGGGTATTGTGATCGACGTAGTTGACAGACAGCTCAGTGGCGACCCTCTTGATTCCCATGGCCTCCAGTTCTAAGTAGACGAGGGTGCCTGTGGCGTCTTGCGTCAAGGTCTGGTCTATGGAAATGGCGATCTCCTCCCCCGGCACCAAACTCCCTGATACCAGGTGGGATGCCAATAGCTTCTCGACAAGGCCTTTCCCCATTGCTCCCCTTTCAGTTTTGGATCAATACTAGGTTCTTCATATGCTATCAGCGTTCAGCTGTCAGCTATCAGCATCAATTAACCAATTTCCCAATTCACCCATTCACCGTGTAAACCCAACAAACCCAATAACCGCGTCAACCGTACAAACTATGTCAATCCTTAAATCCTCTCATTCCAGCAACTAAATGGGAAAAGATTCCAATACTATATTGAAAAGGCAGAGTAGAGTCAAGGATACATGACATTTGACTTTATGAGGGCCTTTCGTCTATATTTTACTGTAGTATGATCAACATCAAAACAAAAAAGGAGATCGAGATCATGCGCCAGAGCAACCGCCTGGTGGCACAGGTCCTGAGGAAGTTAAAAGAGGCGATCAAACCAGGCATCTCCACCAAGGAGCTGGACCAAATTGCGGAGCGCTCGATAAGGAAGGGAGGAGGCACTCCTGCCTTTAAGGGGTATAGAGGATACCCGGCCAGCCTGTGCGTCTCGGTTAACGAGGAAGTGGTCCATGGGATCCCCGGTCCCCGCAGGTTGAAGGAGGGGGATATCGTGAGCCTG encodes the following:
- a CDS encoding aconitate hydratase, with the protein product MGKGLVEKLLASHLVSGSLVPGEEIAISIDQTLTQDATGTLVYLELEAMGIKRVATELSVNYVDHNTLQTGFESADDHLYLKTVAARYGIYFSPPGNGICHQVHLERFGVPGKTLLGSDSHTPTAGGLGMMAIGAGGLDVALAMAGRPFFFFMPEIIRIDLIGRLSPWVVAKDVILEVLRRLSVTGGVGKILEYGGAGVKGLSVPARSTIANMGAELGATFSIFPSDEETRRFLRAQGRERDWTPLGADGDAHYGGALSIDLSQLEPLLALPHSPDNVRKVQELEGVKVHQVIIGSCTNSSYQDLARVAEVLKGKRVHPEVSLAIVPGSRQVLQMLAQRGELTHLIASGARVLEPACGPCIGMGQVPLSGGVTLRTFNRNFRGRSGTPDAEIYLCSPETAVASALTGEITDPRSLGEEVKVHRPKRLWAGADLIIPPCSHPETVQVIRGLNIQPLPEFPEMPQTIGGEVLIKLGDDITTDDILPAGLKVLPLRSNIPAIAEFTFTGLDPSFSSRATEGGGGIIVAGTNYGQGSSREHAALTLRYLGIKAVIALSFARIHLANLINFGVIPLLFASKEDYGRIEMGDQVVIPLGEVAGGITLWNKSKGIPINLTHCLRPRDIAILKEGGVLNLVKKGSAERPTED